From the Priestia aryabhattai genome, one window contains:
- a CDS encoding DUF6054 family protein: MEKVIEFKTTLLPFDGAKKLVNANNSESDLLYKEYYDLGDGKQLCTLVFERYFFRTGGRGSLTIILENVSGPNKVKCIPSGSAEGMLNIDWGASKDFVRWVENALSTYTLEEPQR; encoded by the coding sequence ATGGAAAAGGTGATTGAATTTAAAACGACGCTGCTTCCTTTTGATGGAGCAAAAAAGCTCGTGAACGCAAACAATTCCGAAAGTGACTTATTATATAAAGAATATTATGATCTCGGAGACGGCAAGCAGCTGTGCACGCTTGTGTTTGAACGTTATTTTTTTCGCACCGGCGGCAGAGGATCATTAACGATTATTTTAGAAAATGTGTCCGGTCCAAACAAAGTAAAGTGTATTCCTTCAGGAAGCGCAGAAGGCATGTTGAATATTGACTGGGGAGCAAGCAAGGATTTTGTACGATGGGTAGAAAACGCACTGTCTACTTATACGTTGGAAGAACCGCAAAGATAA
- a CDS encoding FixH family protein, whose product MKKLSMLLLVLVIAVVGCSKGNEQQSQEVKGTIEVPQTIKANEQTSIKVLVTQGDKKIENADAVQIQVEKEGYINQEMIDAKHQSSGAYSTDYTFEEDGEYTITAHVTIKGDMKMFT is encoded by the coding sequence ATGAAAAAGCTTAGTATGCTACTGCTCGTTTTAGTCATTGCCGTGGTCGGCTGTTCAAAAGGAAATGAGCAGCAATCACAGGAAGTAAAAGGAACAATTGAAGTGCCCCAAACGATTAAAGCAAATGAACAAACATCTATTAAAGTGCTCGTTACACAAGGGGACAAAAAGATAGAAAATGCAGATGCCGTACAGATTCAAGTTGAAAAAGAAGGATACATTAATCAAGAAATGATTGATGCAAAACATCAGAGTAGCGGCGCATACAGCACCGACTATACATTTGAAGAAGACGGAGAATATACAATTACCGCTCATGTTACCATAAAAGGCGACATGAAGATGTTTACGTAA
- a CDS encoding FeoB small GTPase domain-containing protein: MSKYRIALAGNPNTGKSTLFNGLTGLKQHTGNWTGKTVAKAEGTFEHHNQLYTIVDLPGTYSLYSNSADEEVARDYILFERPDVTVVVVDATAMERNLNLALQVMEMTENVVICVNLMDEAKKKGIVINEKKMAESLGVPVVPISARNKKGISNLLDAIEQVVRGQVKLNPYQVQYTKEIEDLLTELAPQVASIVGNQFPLRWIALRVLDGDTTFLETIQQRQQQDIGHTERRNSAYGKSVNS, translated from the coding sequence GTGAGTAAGTATCGTATTGCATTAGCAGGAAATCCGAACACAGGAAAAAGTACGTTATTTAATGGATTAACCGGTCTCAAGCAGCATACGGGAAACTGGACGGGAAAAACAGTAGCCAAAGCAGAAGGGACGTTTGAACATCATAATCAGCTCTATACTATAGTGGATTTACCTGGAACGTATTCACTTTATTCAAACTCGGCGGACGAAGAAGTAGCGCGTGATTATATTTTATTTGAAAGACCTGATGTTACGGTTGTTGTTGTGGATGCAACGGCGATGGAAAGAAATCTTAATTTAGCTCTGCAAGTGATGGAGATGACTGAAAACGTCGTGATTTGTGTGAACTTAATGGATGAAGCAAAGAAAAAAGGAATTGTGATTAACGAAAAAAAGATGGCCGAATCGTTAGGCGTACCGGTTGTACCTATATCAGCTCGCAATAAAAAAGGAATTTCTAATTTGCTAGACGCAATAGAACAAGTTGTACGCGGGCAAGTCAAGCTTAATCCGTACCAAGTGCAGTACACAAAAGAAATTGAAGATTTACTAACGGAGCTAGCTCCTCAAGTTGCTTCTATTGTTGGAAATCAATTTCCTCTTCGCTGGATTGCTTTGCGGGTTCTTGATGGAGATACAACATTTTTAGAAACGATTCAGCAGCGTCAGCAGCAAGACATTGGTCATACAGAAAGGAGGAACAGCGCATATGGGAAATCCGTTAACTCCTGA
- a CDS encoding C40 family peptidase: MLKKANRTVMNMGLAALLVPAALTFSTTSASANDGGAAPAPVQEKVMPTSVPQQQATTTTNQKVIVNVSALNIRQEASFSSPVVGTATQGQEFAILKEANGLVEIAPNKWISKSSSYVTIASGKPNTTSQVKGVSTSTPSTSTASASTSTSAAQETSTPAPAPTTSTASGSTVNVARSLVGSPYQWAGNTPSGFDCSGFIAYVFNHSGHSISRTSVANYWNMATKISSPQPGDLVFFQNTYTSGPSHMGIYIGNGQMIHAGSHGVAVADLDVSYYQDHFLGYGRF, translated from the coding sequence ATGCTAAAGAAAGCAAATCGTACAGTTATGAATATGGGGTTAGCAGCATTACTTGTTCCCGCTGCCCTAACATTTAGCACAACTTCAGCAAGTGCAAATGACGGAGGCGCTGCACCAGCACCCGTACAAGAAAAGGTAATGCCAACAAGCGTACCTCAACAACAAGCAACTACTACTACTAATCAAAAAGTCATCGTAAACGTAAGTGCGTTAAATATTCGTCAAGAGGCTAGCTTTTCATCTCCAGTAGTTGGAACTGCAACACAAGGCCAAGAGTTTGCTATTTTAAAAGAAGCAAACGGCTTAGTTGAAATTGCACCAAACAAATGGATTTCAAAAAGCTCAAGCTATGTAACAATTGCATCAGGTAAACCAAACACAACAAGCCAAGTAAAAGGTGTAAGCACATCAACTCCTTCTACTTCTACAGCATCTGCATCTACATCTACATCTGCAGCACAAGAAACAAGCACACCAGCACCTGCTCCAACAACAAGCACGGCTTCTGGAAGCACAGTAAATGTTGCACGTAGTTTAGTAGGATCACCTTACCAATGGGCTGGAAATACACCAAGCGGTTTTGACTGCTCAGGCTTTATCGCATACGTGTTCAACCATAGCGGTCACAGCATTTCACGTACTAGCGTAGCAAACTACTGGAACATGGCGACAAAAATTTCGTCTCCACAACCAGGCGATCTAGTATTCTTCCAAAACACATACACAAGCGGTCCATCTCATATGGGAATCTACATCGGAAACGGCCAAATGATTCATGCCGGTTCACACGGTGTAGCTGTAGCTGACTTAGACGTTTCTTATTATCAAGATCATTTCTTAGGATACGGACGTTTCTAA
- a CDS encoding NupC/NupG family nucleoside CNT transporter — MSILMGIIGIVIVLAVAFLMSNDKKLINYKGIAVMLVIQLAISAFMMNTSIGRKVLDFITSVFTKILSFGNDGISFVFGDLAGKGIFFIQTLVMIVFVSALLSILNYSRILPFGIKYIGGLVSKITGLPQIESFTAVNAMIFGDTTALIAVKNHIGGLTPNRLFIVTTTSLVSVSCSILGAYMQMIPAEYVLIALPLNVFSGLIVSSIVAPVKVEDENEVDIKAPAKQGTLFEAIGDGALDGGRVALIVAAMLVTYVGLLALVNYVLNGVIGLTVQDILGYIFYPIAFIMGIPADELMRAGGVMGTKVVANEFVAMLDFQKMMPHLSEKTVGIVSAYLISFANFSSIGIVLGTIQAINGEQASRVAKFGLKMLLVATMGSILTGIMVGLFI, encoded by the coding sequence ATGTCAATTTTAATGGGAATTATCGGAATTGTAATTGTCTTAGCAGTTGCGTTCCTAATGTCAAACGACAAAAAACTTATCAACTACAAAGGCATCGCAGTTATGCTTGTCATTCAGCTTGCTATCTCTGCTTTTATGATGAATACATCGATTGGTCGCAAGGTGCTTGACTTTATTACGAGTGTATTTACAAAGATCTTATCATTTGGTAACGACGGAATTTCGTTCGTGTTTGGAGATCTTGCAGGAAAAGGCATTTTCTTTATCCAAACGTTAGTTATGATTGTATTCGTTTCAGCATTATTAAGTATTTTAAACTACTCTCGTATTTTACCCTTTGGGATCAAATATATTGGAGGACTTGTTTCAAAAATTACCGGACTTCCCCAAATTGAAAGCTTCACAGCTGTGAATGCGATGATTTTTGGTGATACAACGGCTTTGATTGCGGTTAAAAACCACATCGGAGGTTTAACCCCAAACCGTTTATTTATCGTCACAACAACATCTTTAGTATCCGTATCTTGTTCGATTTTAGGCGCGTACATGCAGATGATTCCGGCTGAATACGTATTAATTGCGCTTCCGCTAAACGTATTCTCTGGCTTGATTGTTTCTTCTATTGTAGCACCTGTAAAAGTGGAAGATGAAAATGAAGTCGATATTAAAGCGCCTGCTAAGCAAGGCACGCTGTTTGAAGCAATCGGTGACGGAGCACTAGACGGCGGACGCGTTGCGTTAATCGTAGCAGCTATGCTTGTGACGTACGTTGGTCTTTTAGCATTAGTGAACTACGTATTAAACGGCGTAATCGGATTAACCGTTCAAGATATTTTAGGCTATATCTTCTACCCAATTGCCTTTATCATGGGTATTCCGGCAGATGAATTAATGAGAGCCGGTGGCGTTATGGGAACAAAAGTAGTAGCAAACGAATTCGTTGCGATGCTTGACTTCCAAAAAATGATGCCTCACCTTTCTGAAAAAACAGTCGGGATCGTATCAGCTTACTTAATCTCATTTGCGAACTTCAGCTCAATCGGAATTGTTCTTGGTACCATCCAAGCAATCAACGGCGAACAAGCTTCACGCGTTGCAAAGTTCGGCTTAAAAATGCTGTTAGTCGCAACAATGGGCTCTATTTTAACAGGTATTATGGTTGGATTGTTTATTTAA
- a CDS encoding MarR family winged helix-turn-helix transcriptional regulator — protein MNTRDELIQDVVSTMRNQTKKMQMSVIPTLKSYIPLNEFLALHLLYKEGEHIVSEIAEHMHISNSSMTCISDRLMEREFVTRVRSQKDRRVVYLSITDKGKAFAEEMEKVLTKEYGEKLGHFTDEELQTFLRLLNKMDV, from the coding sequence ATGAATACACGAGATGAACTTATACAAGATGTGGTTTCAACTATGCGAAACCAAACAAAAAAAATGCAGATGTCTGTTATCCCCACTTTAAAATCATATATTCCTTTAAATGAATTTTTAGCGCTTCACCTGCTGTATAAAGAAGGCGAGCATATTGTTTCTGAGATTGCAGAGCATATGCACATCTCAAACAGCAGCATGACGTGCATCAGCGACCGGCTGATGGAAAGAGAATTCGTCACGCGCGTACGCAGTCAAAAAGACCGCCGCGTTGTCTACTTATCGATTACGGATAAAGGAAAAGCCTTTGCAGAAGAAATGGAAAAAGTACTCACCAAAGAATATGGTGAAAAGCTTGGACATTTTACGGATGAAGAATTACAGACGTTTCTTCGCTTGTTAAATAAAATGGATGTTTGA
- a CDS encoding sigma-70 family RNA polymerase sigma factor has translation MEDDWIVTCILHKKEKGLELLIDQYGGLITSIVRKHLGTLKSYEEECINDVLLAVWHHIHRFDSEKNTFKNWVAAVAKYKAIDYQRKYIKTQHEALGEAEISETEGVHNVQANDVEELLCHLNEGDRELFKAYYLQEVELKQIAKKQQTTISNLYNRLSRGRKKLKAIFK, from the coding sequence ATGGAAGATGACTGGATCGTTACGTGTATATTGCATAAAAAAGAAAAAGGGCTGGAGCTGTTAATTGATCAGTACGGAGGGTTAATTACGTCCATTGTACGCAAACATTTAGGCACGCTAAAAAGCTATGAAGAAGAGTGTATAAACGACGTTTTATTAGCGGTGTGGCATCATATTCATCGCTTTGATTCGGAGAAAAATACGTTTAAAAATTGGGTTGCCGCTGTTGCCAAGTACAAAGCCATCGACTATCAGCGCAAATACATAAAAACACAGCACGAAGCACTTGGCGAGGCGGAAATTAGTGAAACAGAAGGAGTTCATAACGTTCAAGCAAACGACGTGGAAGAACTGCTGTGTCATTTAAATGAAGGAGACCGCGAGCTGTTTAAAGCGTATTACCTACAAGAAGTGGAACTTAAACAAATTGCTAAAAAGCAGCAGACCACGATCAGCAATTTATACAACCGGCTGTCACGCGGACGAAAAAAACTAAAAGCCATTTTCAAATGA
- a CDS encoding FixH family protein has translation MKKLSIVLFVLIIAIVGCSNGNDSSSKEVKGTIEAPQSIQPNEKVKLEVLVTQGDKKVENADDVQFQVEKEGYINQEMTKAPHEGKGVYSTDYTFKENGEYTITAHVTVDGDMKMFTKKVTVGKSKE, from the coding sequence ATGAAAAAGCTCAGCATTGTATTATTCGTTTTAATTATAGCTATAGTAGGCTGTTCAAATGGAAATGATTCAAGTTCAAAAGAAGTCAAAGGAACGATCGAAGCACCCCAATCAATTCAACCAAATGAAAAAGTGAAGCTTGAAGTCCTTGTGACGCAAGGAGATAAAAAAGTTGAAAACGCCGATGATGTACAGTTCCAAGTTGAAAAAGAAGGCTATATCAATCAAGAAATGACAAAAGCACCGCATGAAGGAAAAGGTGTCTATAGCACGGACTATACGTTTAAAGAAAACGGCGAATATACGATTACGGCTCACGTTACGGTAGACGGGGACATGAAAATGTTTACGAAAAAAGTGACGGTAGGCAAGTCTAAAGAGTAG
- a CDS encoding DUF4181 domain-containing protein, with amino-acid sequence MKWKYKDISSERRNGNDARVFGCSGSCLYLSGSLPAKKATYKDEKNYWRSFKGRRPLFVTIEMVMLAAFLVLIFVIPPAYASVFMFLFFFLLYVLRGFEEWKFERNQKEHYHSWFGATFFLFGTFILVITDM; translated from the coding sequence TTGAAATGGAAGTATAAGGATATTTCAAGTGAAAGGAGGAATGGAAATGACGCTCGTGTATTTGGTTGTTCTGGCAGCTGTCTATATCTTTCTGGATCTTTGCCTGCGAAAAAAGCTACATACAAAGATGAAAAAAACTATTGGAGAAGCTTTAAAGGAAGGCGTCCGCTGTTTGTCACAATCGAAATGGTGATGCTTGCTGCATTTTTAGTATTGATCTTTGTTATACCTCCAGCTTACGCCTCCGTTTTTATGTTTCTTTTCTTTTTTCTCCTGTACGTACTTCGAGGATTTGAAGAATGGAAGTTTGAAAGAAATCAAAAAGAGCACTACCACTCGTGGTTTGGTGCAACTTTTTTCTTATTTGGAACGTTTATATTAGTGATAACAGATATGTAA
- a CDS encoding MOSC domain-containing protein produces the protein MNQREIIHLATGMPEQMEYSPDKEMRTGICKKQVDETFLAKEGFQGDGVANLKYHGGPDRAVCVYPYEHYKKWNEEFDTELPMSAFGENLVVAGMVEKEVCIGDIYQVGDAVIQVTQGRNPCDTITKRTGVKGILKRMIETSYTGYLCRVLQEGTITQDAEVKLIQAHPNQVSVWFTLDLYFHRPKDVVGMKRALEVAELAEDWKHKFQTRIEKALSVAQR, from the coding sequence ATGAATCAACGTGAAATTATTCATTTAGCAACCGGCATGCCTGAGCAAATGGAGTATAGTCCTGATAAAGAAATGCGCACAGGCATATGCAAGAAGCAAGTAGACGAGACCTTTTTAGCAAAAGAAGGGTTTCAAGGTGACGGCGTAGCGAACTTAAAGTATCACGGCGGACCGGATCGTGCTGTGTGCGTGTATCCGTATGAGCACTACAAAAAATGGAACGAAGAGTTTGATACGGAGCTGCCAATGTCTGCGTTTGGAGAAAATCTTGTTGTGGCAGGCATGGTTGAAAAAGAGGTATGTATTGGAGACATTTATCAAGTAGGAGACGCCGTTATTCAAGTTACGCAAGGACGAAATCCATGCGACACGATTACAAAGCGAACTGGCGTTAAAGGGATTTTAAAACGAATGATTGAGACAAGCTATACCGGCTATCTTTGCCGCGTGCTCCAAGAAGGAACCATTACGCAAGATGCAGAAGTGAAATTGATTCAAGCTCATCCAAACCAAGTATCCGTATGGTTCACGCTTGATTTATATTTCCATCGTCCAAAAGATGTAGTAGGGATGAAGCGGGCTTTAGAAGTAGCTGAGCTAGCTGAAGACTGGAAGCATAAATTTCAAACGCGCATTGAAAAGGCGCTTTCAGTAGCGCAGCGATAA
- a CDS encoding DUF4179 domain-containing protein — protein MKNQYDLLNGSSVDFDEYEEIELTASEKKRMKKRLKREIKPARKKARPLIAAAVLLLAVTPVMMQNETVWASAVRISQQIGQQIELFMNKPEGSYSGYKKTVNETATDQGIQVKVNELMLDDGQVLLGLTISADEFRRTALGLNRNTPIRPGELRVKIGNMSFFDSASSITDETIKNKDGSWNYLYALKLTQADTDGDGKIDVHGYNVLDHIDPNKNYQISAQFTSLEFEKNPAQTKSGNYRDSYEEIKGNWTVHTSVNGSKIIADTKVYPLNKEIPINEKGIEGVLSIKEVRVSPVSIKLHYTFTASKGNAQFGTQVGVTVKDQNGRDLFESGSGGGTNTVLEMDEEYRNDKEVAILRIVPYVSDHEKDWSKDLTSDAFNLKINNKAQK, from the coding sequence ATGAAAAATCAATATGACTTATTAAATGGGTCTTCTGTAGACTTTGATGAATATGAAGAAATCGAGCTAACAGCAAGCGAGAAAAAACGAATGAAAAAGCGCTTAAAACGTGAAATAAAGCCGGCGCGGAAAAAAGCGCGTCCGCTGATTGCCGCTGCTGTACTGCTGCTTGCTGTGACGCCTGTGATGATGCAAAATGAAACGGTATGGGCATCGGCTGTACGAATAAGTCAGCAAATTGGCCAGCAAATCGAGCTGTTTATGAATAAGCCGGAAGGAAGCTATAGCGGCTATAAAAAAACCGTAAATGAAACCGCAACGGACCAAGGCATTCAAGTAAAAGTAAATGAACTGATGCTTGATGACGGACAGGTACTGCTTGGGTTAACGATTAGCGCAGATGAATTTAGAAGAACCGCCCTAGGTCTTAACCGAAACACGCCAATTCGACCGGGAGAACTGCGCGTGAAAATTGGCAACATGTCGTTTTTTGATTCCGCTTCAAGCATTACAGATGAAACCATAAAAAATAAAGACGGAAGCTGGAACTACTTATATGCACTAAAATTAACGCAAGCGGACACGGACGGAGACGGGAAAATAGATGTTCATGGCTACAACGTGCTAGATCATATTGATCCAAACAAAAACTATCAAATTAGCGCTCAGTTCACAAGCCTCGAGTTTGAAAAGAACCCTGCCCAGACGAAAAGTGGGAACTACCGGGATTCTTATGAAGAGATTAAAGGAAATTGGACCGTACACACAAGCGTAAACGGCTCGAAAATTATTGCTGATACTAAAGTGTATCCATTAAACAAAGAAATTCCGATTAACGAAAAAGGAATAGAAGGCGTATTGTCCATCAAAGAAGTTCGCGTATCGCCCGTTTCGATTAAGCTGCACTATACGTTTACAGCATCAAAAGGAAATGCGCAATTTGGGACACAAGTCGGTGTTACTGTTAAAGATCAAAATGGAAGAGACCTGTTTGAAAGCGGAAGTGGAGGAGGAACAAATACAGTGCTGGAGATGGACGAAGAGTATCGGAATGATAAAGAAGTGGCCATACTTCGGATCGTTCCGTATGTAAGTGATCATGAAAAAGACTGGTCAAAGGATTTAACCTCGGACGCCTTTAATTTGAAGATAAATAACAAAGCACAAAAATAA
- a CDS encoding DUF975 family protein gives MRIKEVKQGALAALKNRWGFAVLLTFVTYLVTAGIPALIDLLINGFPSGSETEYSQSTLANIVSLLLVPLFFSYYWVLLRLVRGESVCVKNVFDSFSSAGLYFRTLGLYLLTIIYTVLWSILLIIPGIIKSLAYSQAYYVFRDNPDYSVNQSITESRRLMNGYKWSYFLLLLSFIGWGILSLITLGIGLLWLVPYVTTSLGVFYEKLKANEAEVAE, from the coding sequence ATGAGAATAAAAGAAGTGAAGCAAGGTGCACTCGCAGCGCTGAAAAACCGCTGGGGATTCGCCGTACTGCTTACGTTCGTTACGTACTTGGTTACTGCCGGTATTCCAGCGCTTATTGACCTTTTGATCAATGGATTTCCAAGCGGATCCGAAACCGAATACTCACAGTCTACCTTGGCTAATATTGTATCTCTGCTGCTCGTACCGCTCTTTTTTTCTTACTACTGGGTACTTTTGCGTTTAGTGAGAGGAGAAAGCGTCTGTGTAAAAAATGTGTTTGATTCGTTTTCATCTGCAGGATTATATTTTAGAACACTCGGACTTTACTTGCTAACTATTATTTATACTGTATTATGGAGTATTTTATTAATCATTCCGGGCATCATCAAAAGTCTTGCCTATTCACAGGCTTACTACGTATTCCGCGATAACCCAGATTATTCGGTCAATCAGTCTATTACTGAAAGCAGACGGTTAATGAACGGCTACAAGTGGTCCTACTTTTTACTCCTTTTAAGCTTTATCGGCTGGGGAATTTTAAGCCTGATTACGCTTGGCATTGGGTTATTATGGCTCGTTCCGTATGTAACGACTTCGCTTGGCGTATTTTATGAAAAGCTAAAAGCGAATGAAGCAGAAGTCGCTGAATAA
- a CDS encoding nucleoside recognition domain-containing protein — protein MEQLTRYAQQAKEKDHRSNMVASIYQSSQQICKKSVVYEDRSKLQRTEKLDKVFTSPIWGFPIMLGILSVIFYITIAGANVPSGLIAEGFSWAEGYLTAFFQAMHAPDWLHGILVLGLFRGTGWVISVMLPPMAIFFPVFALLENYGYLPRVAFNMDRLFKRAGAHGKQSLTMAMGFGCNAAAIMSTRIIESPRERMMAILTNNFVPCNGRWPTLILLASLFMATGFTGSAKTFVTALVVVGTVLFGIVVTLLVSWGLSKTALRGVPTHYTLELPPYRKPKFVDTIVRATLDKSLYVLKRAIIVAAPAAVLTWVLANIYIGDTSILMHFIQFLDPFAQLLGLDGYILAAFIIGLPANEIVVPVLLMAYLSTGSLIEIEDATRLKQIFLDHHWTWLTALNMMLFSLLHFPCGTTLVNIYKETKNAKWTFLAFAIPTVIAIGVTFIVAQVVKGFNFI, from the coding sequence ATGGAACAATTAACACGCTATGCTCAGCAGGCAAAAGAAAAAGATCATCGTTCGAATATGGTCGCAAGTATTTATCAGTCTTCGCAGCAAATATGTAAAAAATCAGTCGTGTATGAAGATCGATCAAAGCTTCAGCGCACGGAAAAATTAGATAAAGTCTTCACATCGCCGATCTGGGGATTTCCGATTATGCTTGGCATTTTATCGGTCATCTTTTATATCACGATAGCCGGTGCAAACGTTCCTTCTGGATTAATTGCAGAAGGGTTCAGCTGGGCGGAAGGGTATTTAACAGCTTTTTTTCAAGCGATGCATGCACCAGACTGGCTGCATGGAATTCTTGTGTTAGGGCTATTTCGCGGCACGGGGTGGGTCATTAGTGTGATGCTGCCTCCGATGGCTATCTTTTTCCCTGTTTTTGCACTTTTAGAAAACTACGGCTACTTGCCTCGCGTAGCGTTTAATATGGACCGTTTGTTCAAACGAGCAGGAGCACACGGCAAACAGTCGCTAACTATGGCGATGGGGTTTGGATGTAACGCCGCAGCGATTATGTCGACGCGTATTATTGAATCTCCCCGTGAACGTATGATGGCGATTTTAACGAATAATTTTGTTCCGTGTAACGGCAGATGGCCTACGCTGATTTTGTTAGCTTCTTTATTTATGGCGACCGGCTTTACAGGGAGCGCTAAAACCTTCGTAACGGCGCTTGTTGTAGTGGGGACGGTGTTATTTGGAATCGTTGTGACGCTATTGGTATCGTGGGGACTGTCTAAAACAGCATTGCGCGGGGTTCCGACACACTATACGTTAGAGCTTCCGCCTTACCGCAAACCAAAATTTGTTGATACGATTGTGCGCGCTACGCTGGATAAATCGCTATATGTGCTAAAACGCGCCATTATTGTAGCAGCACCCGCAGCGGTGTTAACGTGGGTACTGGCCAACATCTATATCGGTGATACAAGTATTTTAATGCATTTTATTCAGTTTCTTGATCCGTTTGCTCAGCTGCTAGGACTAGACGGTTATATACTAGCTGCATTTATTATTGGGTTGCCGGCTAATGAAATTGTCGTGCCGGTTCTATTAATGGCTTATTTGTCAACAGGTTCATTAATTGAAATTGAAGATGCGACCAGACTAAAGCAGATTTTCCTTGATCACCACTGGACGTGGCTAACAGCTCTTAACATGATGTTGTTTTCGCTCCTGCATTTTCCGTGCGGAACGACACTTGTTAATATTTATAAAGAAACCAAAAATGCAAAGTGGACGTTTCTAGCTTTTGCGATCCCAACAGTGATTGCGATTGGTGTTACGTTTATTGTCGCTCAAGTGGTGAAAGGATTTAACTTTATTTAA
- a CDS encoding FeoA family protein, protein MASVNNYPLSTFTTGETVQLERIEIEGALKRRLLDLGFIPGAIIKVLQKSPLGDPVAYQVSHTTIGLRKEESSKIYVKKVGDDCE, encoded by the coding sequence ATGGCTAGTGTAAATAATTATCCATTGTCTACATTTACGACAGGTGAAACGGTACAGCTTGAGCGAATCGAGATCGAAGGTGCGTTAAAGCGCCGCTTGTTAGATTTAGGGTTTATTCCCGGAGCCATCATCAAAGTGCTTCAAAAAAGCCCGCTAGGAGATCCTGTTGCCTATCAAGTAAGTCATACAACGATTGGTCTTAGAAAAGAAGAAAGCTCAAAAATTTATGTGAAAAAAGTAGGTGACGACTGTGAGTAA